A portion of the Pirellulales bacterium genome contains these proteins:
- a CDS encoding DUF1559 domain-containing protein: MNRQLQRTRKRSGTVGFTLVELLVVIAIIGILIALLLPAVQAAREAARRSQCINNLKQLALAHLNHESAHKKMPAGGWTYWWVGDPDMGYGRNQPGSWCYNITPFLEETSSRQTGAGLPPTEKEAAMVNLIRQPVSAFYCPSRRPVGVYPGGSGINARIAPGTPNLVAKTDYAANGGTWRPRPNTWFDWCAATNGTTVDVAIKKFDARKKWPDTSKCDGTLCGARNLKIAEILDGTSKTYLLGEKYMNPQFYDNGQDSGDNETLFGGYDWDNVRWTTDPDLNPPQSYYPPLQDRAGFSDSWRFGSAHAGIVNFAMCDGSVRPISVDVNIISHIRLSSRADGGTIDDSAN, from the coding sequence ATGAACCGTCAGTTGCAGCGAACGAGGAAGCGATCTGGAACCGTGGGGTTTACGCTCGTGGAACTACTTGTCGTGATCGCGATCATCGGCATTTTGATCGCGCTGCTTTTGCCCGCCGTCCAAGCGGCGCGCGAGGCAGCACGACGATCGCAATGCATCAATAATTTGAAACAGTTGGCGCTAGCGCATTTGAACCACGAAAGTGCGCACAAGAAAATGCCCGCGGGCGGGTGGACCTATTGGTGGGTTGGCGATCCGGACATGGGTTATGGCCGAAATCAACCCGGTAGTTGGTGCTACAATATCACCCCGTTTCTCGAGGAAACCAGCAGCCGCCAGACCGGTGCTGGGCTGCCCCCAACCGAAAAGGAAGCCGCCATGGTCAATCTGATCAGGCAACCGGTTTCGGCGTTTTATTGCCCGTCGCGTCGCCCAGTCGGCGTGTATCCAGGAGGCAGTGGGATCAACGCTCGCATTGCTCCCGGAACTCCCAATCTCGTGGCGAAGACCGACTATGCCGCCAACGGTGGCACATGGCGTCCACGTCCGAATACCTGGTTCGATTGGTGTGCCGCAACGAATGGTACGACGGTTGACGTTGCCATCAAGAAATTTGATGCAAGAAAAAAATGGCCCGACACGAGCAAATGCGATGGAACATTGTGCGGCGCAAGGAATCTGAAAATTGCGGAAATTCTCGACGGCACATCAAAAACGTATCTGCTCGGTGAAAAATACATGAACCCGCAGTTCTACGATAATGGCCAAGATTCTGGCGACAACGAAACTTTGTTTGGCGGCTACGATTGGGACAACGTACGTTGGACAACCGACCCGGATCTCAATCCGCCACAAAGCTATTATCCGCCTCTGCAAGATCGAGCAGGGTTCAGTGACTCGTGGCGCTTTGGCAGCGCTCATGCGGGAATCGTGAATTTCGCGATGTGCGATGGCAGCGTGCGTCCGATCAGCGTCGATGTCAATATCATCTCGCATATCCGACTATCGTCGCGTGCCGACGGTGGTACAATCGACGACTCCGCAAACTAG